The Chitinimonas arctica region CGAAGCCTTCGGTCCCCTTGAAGTTGCCCTCCTGGGTGGCCGTCAGCAGTGGATGCAGCACCTTGATGGGCGCCTTGAACATTTCCACGAATTCCAGCAGGCCCTGGTTGGCCAGGCACAAGCCACCCGAATAGCTGTAGGCATCGGGATCGTCCTGGGCGTATTTCTCCAGCTTGCGGATATCGACCTTGCCGGTCAGCGAGGAAATATCCTGGTTGTTCTCGTCGCCAGGCTCCGTCTTGGCCACCGCCACCTGCTTCAACACCGACGGATAACGACGCACCACCCGGAACTGATCGATATCCCCATTGAACTCCTGCAGACGCTTGACCGCCCAAGGGCTGGGAATGCACTTCAGATAGCGTCGAGGGATGCCGTACTGCTCTTCCAGGATGGGACCATCCTCGCCATCGTTGAAAAGGCCCAGCGGTGATTCATTTACCGGACTGCCCTTGATGCAATAGAAGGGGACGTGCTCCATCAGCTCCTTGAGCTTTTCCGCGATGGACGATTTACCGCCGCCTACCGGTCCCAGCAGGTAAAGAATCTGCTTGCGCTCTTCCAGGCCCTGCGCCGCATGCCGAAAGTAGGCCACTACCTGCTCGATGACCTCCTCCATGCCGTAGAACTCGCGGAAAGCGGGATAGACGCGAATCATCTTGTTGGCAAAAACCCGCGAAAGCCGCGAATCGTTGCGCGTATCGACGATTTCCGGATCTCCGATTGCCATCAGCATGCGCTCGGCTGCGGTGGCATACGCCAGCGGCTCGCGTTTGCATAGATCCAGGTACTCGCGCAGACTGATTTCCTCTTCGCGAGTGCGGTCATAGCGGCTGCTGAAGTTGGCAAAAATATCCATGGCGATCCCTCTCGTTCAGGCTTGTCGAACACCGACAAATTGGTTGGAGCGCTGCGCGGGCAAAAGTTCGCGCGAGCAGTCGGCGCCGGTTCGATTTCGGTATAGCACATGCCGGCGAGGTATTCGCGAGGCAGCCCGGGGCATTTCCGCAACGTCCAGCATCCAACTTACGTAGGACTTGCCAAGAGAACGATCGTTCACTAGAGTGTGCCATCGGAACTCTATCCATACACACCATGAGCGAATTTGAGCGAGACCTCGACTATCTGGGTCGATTGCAGGATTACTACGCCGATGAGCGCTGCCTGCCGTCCTATGCCCGCCTGATGAGCCTGTTCGGCTTCGCCAGCAAATCGGCTGTTTCCAAACTGCTGGCCCGCTTGCAGCTGCAAGGCTTTCTGTCCCGTAGCAGCGACGGCGACTGGGCACCAACCGATCGTTTCTTCGAACGCATCATGGCCAGCGAGCCGGTACCCGCCGGCATGCCGGTGGCGGCACGGGATGTGGCCAATGACACTTTTGCCATCGACCAGTACCTGGTCAATCGTCCCTCGCACACCATCATGATCCCGGTGAAAGGCGATTCGATGATCGATGCCGGTATACATTCCGGCGATTTGGCCGTGGTCGAGCGGCGCGCCATCGCCAATGTGGGCGATATTGTCGTCGCCATCGTCGATGATGAATTCACCCTCAAGACGCTAGGCAAGGAAGCAGGCAAATTTGTCCTACTCCCTGCCAATCCGGCCTACCCGGTGATACGTCCCAAAGGGGCGCTGGAGATTTTTGGGGTGATGGTGGGCTTGGTACGTAAGTATCGCTAGACCAGCGAGAAAGACCGTCGCCACAGCGCCTGCCCCGACTGTGGCGATTCCACCATGCATGCAGGCAATTCAGGCAATGGCATTGACCACTGCATCCCCTGCCGCAAAGGCACGGATATTCTCCAGCGTGGTTTCTGCAATATTGTCCAAGGCTTCCTCGGTCAAAAAACCTTGGTGTGAAGTGATCAGCACATTCGGGAATGTCATCAGCCGGGCCAAGTGGTCATCGGCTATGCCGGATTCGGAGAGATTCTCGAAAAACACGCCTTCTTCCAATTCGTAGACGTCGAGTGCGACACCACCCAAGCGCTTGGACTTAAGTGCATCAATCAATGCGCTGGTATGTATCAATCCCCCTCGGCTGGTATTAACCAGCAACGCGTTCGATTTGCATTGGGAAAATGCTTGGCTATCAAATAGATGCTGGGTGTCTGATGTTAATGGCAAATGCAATGAAATGATGTCGGCCCTGCTCAATAGGTTGGAAAAATCAACTTTTTCGCTGCACAAAATTCGCGCGTCTTCCGCCGATAGTTGTGGATCACAGATCAGCACGCGGCAACCGAATCCCACAGCGATCTTCGCCGCAACCCTGCCTATTCGCCCCGCACCGACAAGGCCAAATGTCTTGCCATGCAGATCGAATCCCACTAGACCATCCAGCGAGAAATTTGCATCGCGGACACGGTTATAGGCTCGGTGGGTCTTGCGTACCAAACTGAGCAGCAATGCGAAGGCATGCTCCGCCACCGCGTGCGGCGAATAGGCTGGTACCCTAGCCACCACCATGCCAAGTTGGCGGGCGGCGGGGAGATCGATACCGTTGAAACCGGCCGCACGCAATGCCACCATGCGCGTGCCACCCTTGTTCAACACGCCGAGCGTCGCCGCATCCAGCCGACAGTTGACGAATGGGCAAACCACTTCGAATCCATGTGCCAAAGGCGCCGTACTGAGATTCAAGCGGGGCTCGAAGAATTGCAAGCAATGATCGAAGCGTCGATTGGCCCGCGTCAGCGCGGCTTGGTCATAGCGGTGACTATCGAAGACGGCGACTTGCATAAGCGGCTCCCTGCGGATGGTCGATCAATCCTACAGTAAAGCATTCGTACACTGTACTTATCGGATGGACCGCTTATCGTTCAACTGCATTGTCTTCAGGTCGATTAACGCGCTGACGATGCAAAAGCAAAAACCCCGAACTCATCGAGTTCGGGGTTTTCTATGGGGAGCCTGGCGGTGACCTACTTTCACACGGGTAGTCCGCACTATCATCGGCGCAACGTCGTTTCACGGTCCTGTTCGAGATGGGAAGGCGTGGGTCCAACGCGCTATTGCCGCCAAGCAAAACTGGGGCGAACAATGTGTTTGCACATCGTTCTAGCATTTCTGTGGCTCGCTTCGCACTTAAGCGTCGCAAACCATTCGATAGAAGAAGTAATCTTTTGGGTTGGTTGTACCCGCAAACCCGATGCTCAGGCATCTTGGGTTATAGGATCAAGCCTCACGGGCAATTAGTATCAGTTAGCTTAACGCATTACTGCGCTTCCACACCTGACCTATCAACGTCCTGGTCTTGAACGACCCTTCAGAGGAATCAAGTTCCTAGGGAAGTCTCATCTTAAGGCAAGTTTCCCGCTTAGATGCTTTCAGCGGTTATCTCTTCCGAACTTAGCTACCCGGCGATACGACTGGCGTCATAACCGGTACACCAGAGGTTCGTCCACTCCGGTCCTCTCGTACTAGGAGCAGCCCCCTTCAAACTTCCAACGCCCACTGCAGATAGGGACCAAACTGTCTCACGACGTTTTAAACCCAGCTCACGTACCACTTTAAATGGCGAACAGCCATACCCTTGGGACCGGCTACAGCCCCAGGATGTGATGAGCCGACATCGAGGTGCCAAACTCCCCCGTCGATGTGAACTCTTGGGAGGAATCAGCCTGTTATCCCCGGCGTACCTTTTATCCGTTGAGCGATGGCCCTTCCATACAGAACCACCGGATCACTATGTCCTGCTTTCGCACCTGCTCGACTTGTCAGTCTCGCAGTCAAGCATCC contains the following coding sequences:
- a CDS encoding LexA family protein encodes the protein MSEFERDLDYLGRLQDYYADERCLPSYARLMSLFGFASKSAVSKLLARLQLQGFLSRSSDGDWAPTDRFFERIMASEPVPAGMPVAARDVANDTFAIDQYLVNRPSHTIMIPVKGDSMIDAGIHSGDLAVVERRAIANVGDIVVAIVDDEFTLKTLGKEAGKFVLLPANPAYPVIRPKGALEIFGVMVGLVRKYR
- a CDS encoding 2-hydroxyacid dehydrogenase, whose protein sequence is MQVAVFDSHRYDQAALTRANRRFDHCLQFFEPRLNLSTAPLAHGFEVVCPFVNCRLDAATLGVLNKGGTRMVALRAAGFNGIDLPAARQLGMVVARVPAYSPHAVAEHAFALLLSLVRKTHRAYNRVRDANFSLDGLVGFDLHGKTFGLVGAGRIGRVAAKIAVGFGCRVLICDPQLSAEDARILCSEKVDFSNLLSRADIISLHLPLTSDTQHLFDSQAFSQCKSNALLVNTSRGGLIHTSALIDALKSKRLGGVALDVYELEEGVFFENLSESGIADDHLARLMTFPNVLITSHQGFLTEEALDNIAETTLENIRAFAAGDAVVNAIA